In Planctomycetota bacterium, the sequence AGGGGATATCCCCTGGGCTTTTTTCGTTTCAATCAGCCGGAGTTTTGAATCGCCGAGGGAGCGGAGATGCGCAGAGGAAATCCAAGGGGAAATGAGCAGCCTTGGGTAGCACCGACAACTTGTTGTCGGTGTCGCGTAGCGACAAGAGGTTCAAGGGCAATGCCCGATCCCTCTTGCGGCTGCGCCGCCCGGACAAGCAAGTTGTCCGGGCTACCCACGTTGACACTCGCTCAAATCGCGTTGTGAACAACTACGCGAATCTCCGCGCTCTCTGCGATTCCAACCGCAAAGCGCGGCCTACTTGCTCTCTTCCAGGTCAAGTCGGCAACAGCCCAAGTCAATCGTATGGGGCGCGTGACGCGCCTTGTGCGCTGGCAACACGTCGGGATGGAGCGAATAGATGATGTGCTTCCCTTGCCGTTCGATCTGTACTAGGCCGGCATTGCGCAGCACGCCCAAGTGGTGCGAAACCTTGACGATATCGTCACCGACCTGCTCGCACAGATTCGAAACATTGGCCGGCCCGGCAAACAGACAATTCAGCAGCCGCAACCGGTTCGGGTCGGCCAGCGCCTTGAGCCGGCCCGCACACGCTTCGGCTTGATCATCTCGCATTGCTGGTCGCTCGCTCACGGCAGAAACCTCGCCTGAATGACAAGGCCCCTATTGTTCGCTACCCGGCGGAATCTGGCAAGGCGGAAATCGGCATGGTATTGGGTCAGTTTGATGAATCGGGGTGGCGGGGTCAGAACGAAGTGATGGCCCCGAACCGTAATCACAGGGCCATCGCTGCGCTCTGACCCTGCCACCCAACGTCATTAGATTCAAACTGACTCACTACCATCGTCGACGCATCGACCGCTGCCACTCCGAAAACGAGCATTCACGCACACCAGCGCGTTAATCACCCGACAGCATTTGAGCGATCGACGCCCGATTCACCGGGCTGATCACGCCCCGTTCACAGACGATCGCCCCGATCAACTCCGCTGGCGTCACGTCGAACGCCGGATTGTACGTCGCCATCCCCGCGGGCGCGGTCGCGCGGCCAAAGCCGTGGGTGATCTCGGCAGCGGCGCGCTGCTCGATGGTAATGGCCGAGCCGTCGGCCAACGCCAGATCGAACGTGCTGCTCGGCGCGGCGACGTAGAAAGGAATGTTGTGCGCCCGAGCTGCCAGGGCCACGCCGTAGGTGCCTATCTTGTTCGCCGTGTCGCCGTTGGCGGCAATCCGATCGGCCCCGACGACGACCGCTTGAACCCGCCCTTCGCGCATTACCCAGGCGGCCATCGAGTCGCAAATCAACGTGGCCGGTACGCCATGCTGACTGAGTTCCCACGCGGTAAGCCGCGCGCCTTGCAGCAGCGGTCGCGTCTCGTCAACCCAGACATGCAGCCGCTTGCCGGCATCGTGGGCGGCACAGATCACGCCTAGGGCGGTGCCATACTCCGAGGTCGCCAGCCCGCCGGCATTGCAATGGGTGAGCACACCCGCCCCGTCGGGCAGCAGCGCCGCCCCATGCCGACCGATCTCGTGGCACATCCGCCGATCTTCGTCGTGAATCGCCCGAGCTTCGGCGAGCAGCTTTTCCAGGAGCGCATCGCGCGGCAAGTCAGCCAGCGCGCGAGCGCGACGCTGCATCCGTTCAAGTGCCCAGAACAAGTTGACGGCGGTGGGACGGCTTTCGGCCAGACGTGCGGCGGTCCGATCGACCGCAGCCTGAGCCGCCGCAGCATCGGCCGCGGCGCATGATTGCAATCCCAGGCAAACGCCATAGGCGGCCGACACGCCGATGGCCGGCGCGCCGCGGACACGCAATGAACGAATCGCTTCGAACAACGTCTCGACATCGCGACAATCGACGGCGACGATCTCGCCCGGGAGGCGCGTCTGATCGAGCAGCCGCAAAAAGCCCCCCGCGTCGCCGATCCACTCAAGAGTTTGCATGCCGAATCGAACGAATCAAAAGAAAGCGGCTAACCCACAAGTGTGTGCAACGTCTTCCCAACTAGCAACCAGCAACTAGCCGCTAGCAACTTCTTCAATAACACGGCGTCGGCGCGCGATACCGGCTGATGTCGATGCCCCGGAACCATTCGATGGTCCGCATCAATCCTTCGCGCAGCGGCACCGACGGCTCCCAATCCAAGTGCTTCTTGGCCAGCGTGATGTCGGGCCGGCGCTGCGTCGGATCGTCGGTCGGCAAGGGTCGGTAGTCGAGCTTGCTCTTCGAGCCCGATAGCTCCAGCACCAGTTTGGCCAACTCCAAGATCGTGAACTCGCCGGGGTTGCCGATGTTGACCGGGCCGACGAAATCGTCCGGGCCGTTCATCATTCGGATCATTCCCTCGACCAGATCGTCGCGGTAGCAGAACGATCGGGTCTGCCCGCCGTGGCCATAGATCGTCAGATCGTGCCCCTGCAGAGCTTGAACGATGAAGTTCGAGACCACGCGGCCGTCGAACGGGTGCATGCCCGGCCCGTAGGTATTGAAGATGCGGACGATGCGAATGTTCGATTTGTGCATCCGCCGATAGTCCATGAACAGCGTCTCGGCCGCCCGCTTGCCTTCATCGTAACAGGCCCGCGGTCCCAGACAGTTGACGCTGCCACGATAGGATTCGACCTGCGGGTGAATCTCGGGGTCGCCGTAGACTTCGCTGGTCGAGGCTTGCAACACTTTGGCCCGGCAGCGCTTGGCCATGCCCAGCACGTTGATCGCGCCGATGACCGAAGTCTTCATCGTCTTGATCGGGTTGTATTGATAGTGTCCCGGAGCCGCGGGGCAGGCCAGGTTGTAAACCTCGTCCATATCCAACCAGATCGGTTGGGTGATGTCGTGGCGGATCAGCTCGAAGTTGCCGCGCCCCAACAGGTGGGCGACGTTCTGCTTCTGGCTGGTGAAGAAATTGTCCAGGCAGATCACGTCGTGGCCGGCGTCAACCAGCCGCTCGCACAAATGCGCGCCCAGAAAGCCCGCGCCACCAGTCACCAGGATTCGTCGAATTGCTTGCAAGGGAGTGGTCCTCATCGCGGGCCTATGCCAAGGGTGCGGCCGAAGTATACCATGCTAGAGGATAGTCCACGAACCTGGTTTACCGCGATGGTGCTGGCTGTGTCGAAGAAGCACACCAGCCGCCGTCGCCCCCGCCCCCGTGCCCGAGTATTTGCCGGTGACGCACAAGCTGCTTGAAAGTCTGACCGCCCCCCAGCGCGAAGCAGTGCTGCACTGTGACGGGCCGCTGTTGATCCTGGCCGGCCCCGGCAGCGGCAAGACCCGAGTCATTACGCACCGCATTGCTTGGATGCTGCACCAAGGGGTGGCGGCGCGGGAAATCCTGGCGCTGACGTTCACCAACAAAGCGGCCGACGAGATGAAGGCCCGCGTGGCGACGTTGGCGCCCGACCGCCCGGTATGGGTCAGCACGTTCCATCGGTTTTGTGCCCGGCTGCTGCGCGACCATGCCCCGTTGGTCGGCCTGGAACCCAACTTCACCATTTACGACACCAGCGATGTCCAGGCGGCGCTCAAGCGAGCGATTCAACGAATTGACTTCGACCCACAGCACTACACCTTACCGCGCATCGCGGGGGCCATCAGCTCGGCCAAGAACGGCATGGTGCGGGCGTCGCAGTACGAAAGCCTGGGGGACGGCGCGCTGGCCCGCGTGGTGGGGCGGATCTATCCGGCGTATCAAGACGAATTGATTCGCAGCAACGCCGTCGATTTTGACGATCTGCTGCTGCACGTGGCGAACATGCTGCGCGAGAATCCCGAGCTGCGCTCGACGCTCGACGCCCGTTACCGGTACGTGATGGTCGACGAGTACCAGGACACGAACCTGGCCCAGTACACGATCGTGCGTGCGCTGTCGATCGAGCACCCGAACCTGGCCGTAACGGGTGACCCCGACCAGTCGATCTATGGCTGGCGCGGGGCCAGCTTGAACAACATCCTGGAGTTCGAGCACGACTACCCCGACGTGACGGTCGTGCGGCTCGAACAGAACTACCGGAGCACGAAACGCATTTTGCACGTGGCGGCCGACCTGATCCGCCACAACCGGCACCGCAAAGAAAAGGATCTGTTCACCGAGAACGAAGAGGGACAGCCGGTCAACCTGACTTGCTACTCGACCCAGCGCGACGAGGCCGACGCCATCGCCGGGCGCATCTCTCAGTTGATCGCCGCCGGAACCTTCCGCCCGCGCGACATCGCGATCTTTTACCGGGTGAACGCCTTGTCGCGGACGCTGGAGTTCAGCCTGCGCGAGCAGGGCATTCCGTACCAGATCGTGCGCGGCGTCGAGTTCTTTCAGCGCAAGGAAATCAAGGACGTCCTGTCGTACCTGATTTTGGTCAACAATCCTCGCGACAACACGGCGCTGATGCGGGTGATCAACACGCCCAAGCGGCAAATCGGCCCCGGCGCCATCGAGAAGCTGGCCGCGCACGCCACGCGCTACGGGATGCCGCTGCTC encodes:
- a CDS encoding winged helix-turn-helix transcriptional regulator, with the protein product MRDDQAEACAGRLKALADPNRLRLLNCLFAGPANVSNLCEQVGDDIVKVSHHLGVLRNAGLVQIERQGKHIIYSLHPDVLPAHKARHAPHTIDLGCCRLDLEESK
- a CDS encoding UvrD-helicase domain-containing protein, whose amino-acid sequence is MTHKLLESLTAPQREAVLHCDGPLLILAGPGSGKTRVITHRIAWMLHQGVAAREILALTFTNKAADEMKARVATLAPDRPVWVSTFHRFCARLLRDHAPLVGLEPNFTIYDTSDVQAALKRAIQRIDFDPQHYTLPRIAGAISSAKNGMVRASQYESLGDGALARVVGRIYPAYQDELIRSNAVDFDDLLLHVANMLRENPELRSTLDARYRYVMVDEYQDTNLAQYTIVRALSIEHPNLAVTGDPDQSIYGWRGASLNNILEFEHDYPDVTVVRLEQNYRSTKRILHVAADLIRHNRHRKEKDLFTENEEGQPVNLTCYSTQRDEADAIAGRISQLIAAGTFRPRDIAIFYRVNALSRTLEFSLREQGIPYQIVRGVEFFQRKEIKDVLSYLILVNNPRDNTALMRVINTPKRQIGPGAIEKLAAHATRYGMPLLEAARESGLIEALPKKTAVNIAKFVALYDRICLQAAGPVAELVETVLNESGYREMLAGSDDEEDQERLANVEELVTAAREFDNDHPEAGHLETFLEQVSLVNDTDAWDEEQDRVTMMTLHASKGLEFPVVFIVAVEEGLIPHERSRNDPLELEEERRLLFVGITRAEKQLFLSRAVYRDFRGQGRMTVPSAFLLELPLAEMDVVDRGLGAMAESHAAIDWSTFEGHEADLSELPYTAPVRNEPAVRTLPGVTTAAQLAAAAGDTSLAAAPVSATPSARPAPDSFVAGMAVKHPEYGLGKIVSVSGQGSQRVATVAFAADARQRKFVLERSTLLPLR
- a CDS encoding SDR family oxidoreductase, coding for MRTTPLQAIRRILVTGGAGFLGAHLCERLVDAGHDVICLDNFFTSQKQNVAHLLGRGNFELIRHDITQPIWLDMDEVYNLACPAAPGHYQYNPIKTMKTSVIGAINVLGMAKRCRAKVLQASTSEVYGDPEIHPQVESYRGSVNCLGPRACYDEGKRAAETLFMDYRRMHKSNIRIVRIFNTYGPGMHPFDGRVVSNFIVQALQGHDLTIYGHGGQTRSFCYRDDLVEGMIRMMNGPDDFVGPVNIGNPGEFTILELAKLVLELSGSKSKLDYRPLPTDDPTQRRPDITLAKKHLDWEPSVPLREGLMRTIEWFRGIDISRYRAPTPCY
- the mtnA gene encoding S-methyl-5-thioribose-1-phosphate isomerase; its protein translation is MQTLEWIGDAGGFLRLLDQTRLPGEIVAVDCRDVETLFEAIRSLRVRGAPAIGVSAAYGVCLGLQSCAAADAAAAQAAVDRTAARLAESRPTAVNLFWALERMQRRARALADLPRDALLEKLLAEARAIHDEDRRMCHEIGRHGAALLPDGAGVLTHCNAGGLATSEYGTALGVICAAHDAGKRLHVWVDETRPLLQGARLTAWELSQHGVPATLICDSMAAWVMREGRVQAVVVGADRIAANGDTANKIGTYGVALAARAHNIPFYVAAPSSTFDLALADGSAITIEQRAAAEITHGFGRATAPAGMATYNPAFDVTPAELIGAIVCERGVISPVNRASIAQMLSGD